The DNA sequence gtgtgtgtgtgtgtgtgtgtgtgtgtgtgtgtgtgtgtgtgtgtgtgtgtgtgtgtgtgtgtgtgtgtgtgtgtgtgtattagaaTAAAGTTGAGCTCTTATATTTGTATGTTTTGTGCAATGGAatttacaataaaatatatatatctctatctatcattatttcctaaaattattttttgtaaatCAAAAATAATGTGACTGGAATGTTTTCAGTCTTGTTGAAGTGCCGTGATTGCATCCCCTGTGGCAAGTCGTTGATAGAGGTACTGTAGTTTGGCTGGATGTGGCAGCTCAGCTCCAGGTGATGAAGGGATCTCGAAGTCTGAAGAGCTCTGAGAGTCTGCTTTTTTATCACACTTATGCTTTGTTGGGTCCAGTGCATCACCTTGGTTTTTACTTACTCCAGAAGGCGATTGCTTTGCATTAATAAGAAGGtcacagtttactgtgctttgtCCTCCTTCTGGCTTGGTCTCTTCAGGTAAGTCACTCTCTGGAATATTATAAGACGACCTACGTACAGATGCCATTTCAGCAGCCCTCCTTTCTTGTGATGACAGCAGCACTGTGTCAGCCTGACTGTCCCATCCCTGACTACCTTGTTCAGAGATGTGAGTAGACTGGGAGGAACTCAAGGAGGATATATGAGTAGAATCGTCATCTGAATCACTGACAAGTATTGGGGACTGTGAATTCTTGTCTTCCCCTGAACTTTCTACGTGGTTTTCATTGTCCAAAGCATCATCCCCTTCCACAGATGGAAAGAACGTGCTCCACTTTGGCATCACATCTCCTGCAGCTTTGACGTGTACCTGTATACAGTTATCTGGTTTCTTTTCAGATACATCTGTGCACTCTGCAGAGCATCTGCCACTTTTACTGGCCTCATACTTTGTAACTAGTAGTGGGGTATCtgcttcttcatcatcatcatcatcatcatcctctccaTTCGACTCTTCACAATCCACAAAATTTACTTTTGTGGTAACAGGCATTAGGGGGGTAGTGGGATTCTCTATAGGCTTGTTGTGTTCACACTTAGAAGACAATAGGTTTTCCTCCGATTTCCAGCTGGTACCCCTGACAATTTTTTGCTTCAAATTAGTTAATGGGTAATCATCGAACAAATCTTCAACGCCATCCTCATCTGTAAATAGAAGATTAAAGCTTTAGAATGATAGAACATCCATCCACAGTCAAGCTATCACAAACTTGATCCTAAACCTTACACAGTGACTTTACTGCAGTGTATAACTTTCCTAAATCGCATAAAGCGGGGGTTAGCAACCAGTAGATTGTGGACCGGttactggtagatcgtggtctgggcttgctgacccaccatcccagagcatcagagtgcaatgcagaggttgtaaggttggagctgtagtagggcgCAAGAGCTGTATATGCCAATGCCGCCTCTGTAGTGCCGACTCCTGTCCTATGCGGAGTAATACcaactccacctcttatcctggctagcgatctccagagtggtgccagcaacaggaaagaagagatcttcagatcagtgtaaagcaatacactgggcataatagcagtgttgtgttgctttctccGCACCTGCTTTAACAACCTagaccccacagaagcatgcagttgtggggcacctgcacccaccaaaagcaacggggcttaattcctgctgtggcatgtgtacaccaaaTGAGGGTAGGGATGGGGGATGGTAAAAAGGACTCAACCCCAGGGTTTTACCACCTCCCAACattacgtgtgaatgagccctatggTTCTGcagctgaatgcaactaagggctaatttacaagtgcagcaggcactccTGCTCCTCCGAAAAGCTATACGAGTGTTTGACAGGTAGCGAAGAAGCAATATGCCTCCTCACTACTGGATTTAAACCTATGATTTACGTGCAAAGCACTCGATTACAACTTGGTAGTACaggaattagaggtttaaatctggtgtgaggaggtgacactgtgcccggtgatctttgacttctgcagtgttgttcaggtagacctccgcctctttaaggttgcctacccctggtataaagCTAGCATaatgcctacccctggtataaagCTAGCGTAATGACCTGAGTGCCACTCACTGTCCTGGAGTACGGTGAGCCCAGCCTGTGCGATGATGCTTCCCCCACCCCCGGTGGGGGGTGTACATGACAAGCTGGACTTACAGGAAAATTACAGAATGACAAAGTGTCATCCTGCCCTGAAGTGGACCTCTGGCACTGGACCACTCAGGATGTCAGGGACAGTGCAATGTCTGTGCATAAAACACCACATCCAGAGACATTTTGTTGTGGAAGATTCGTAGAGCTCCCTAGTCAAGGCAATTTAGTTTTCTTTTTGGGATTAGCTACCTGAAGAGAGTACACAATAGCAAGATGGCACCAATGCATACATTACTATACTCTTTTAGTCTTCATGATAGCATAAAAAAATTGTATGATTTCCATTGGCAAGAATTCTACAAAGTTCACCTTTAGTAGCTAAAAATATTCAACACAATCTCATGTAGACTAGATTAAAAgggaagtatggtcaaagcttttttggtcataccttctcttgtggatcacaagagtccacatacactatattgtcaaaagtattgggacgcctgccacgcacaagaactttaatgccatcccagtcttagtccgtagggttcaatattgcgttggcccaccctttgcagttataacttttctgggaaggctgtccacaaggtttaggagtgtgtctatgggaatgtttgaccattcttccaaaagcacatttgtgaggtcaggcaccgatgttggatgagaaggcctggctcgcagtctccactcgaattcatcacaaaggtgttctatcaggttgaagtcagtgcagaccagtaaagttcctccaccccaaactggctcaaccatgtctttatggacttggttatggtgttgggttgtttttaaggggttgggcttggccccttagttccagtgaagtgaactcttaaggtgccagcacaccaagacattttggacaatttcatgctcccaactttgtgcgaactgtttggggatggccccttcctgttccaacatgactgtgcaccagtgcacaaagcaaggtctataaaggacatggatgagtgagtgaaGAGTGTGAAACAGgaattctcgtccaacatcagtgtccgacctcacaaatgcaattctggaagaatggtcaaacattcccatagacacactcctaaaccttgtggacagccttcacaggagagttgaagctgttatagctgcaaagggtgggccaactcaatattgaaccctatggactaagactgggatgccattaaagttcatgtgcgtgtaaaggcaggtgtcccaatacttttgacaatatagtgtacttgtGCCCCCCTGTGACCCGGAATCAGCCGACAGTGGTCGAAACCTTGACGCCACAGAGCCACTCTAGGCTCTTTAAAGATCTCAACCATATTGTCGAGATCCACCCAGCTGCTTGAGTGACAGCTCGCTCCAGTTCTCAGTGCGCAGTCGGGAGCCAAAAACAGCTTCACCAGCCCAGCAttgcagtgagtgctggagggacagagcagagagcggtgactggcaGTCACTGCTCTTCGCTCCGAGGTGACTGAGAATTAggagatcagtggtcatgtgatcgctcagtttttgctttcagaactggtaggggacagctgcagcatggaggtgagaatgtgtgtttgttttttcctttcttccACACTTCTCCTTTTAGACATTGTCAGAAGATATTTTAAACATCCTAAATGGTTTTGTTTCAGGTGGTGCAAAACTCAGCACAGGTCAAATATACATACAGAACAAGTGTAGAAACTCCCTTCCCAAGCCTTATAAATTCATACCCCTACCCTACAGAATTTCATTAATGATTACACCTACATCAATCATTGAATGTGGGCAACAGGACACATAAAATTAACTGTTCTCACCTTCCTCCAACAATTTCACACTCCTTGTTCGCTTCAGACTGCCCAGTGGCTTATACTTCATTACAGAGCTTTCTGAATAGGAACTACAAAGTGGCTTCAAGCTGTAAAGAGAGATAACCCATAATAAAAGGTTATTATCTAATAATTTAGTGTTGACAATACTTTATGATATTAATCAAACAGAAACATTAAGAATGTTTCATATTTAACAAATTCCTATCTGGGGCATGTGCCTACAAAATGGCGAAAAATTATTGTACTCAAAGTTATTAATAAGTGACACTTTGCCTTTACAGCCCAGGAGTTTAGAATTAATATATAATGTAGCACCTACAATTCTTTCTTTCTCTGGTGAGAGAACCAATACATTTTGCAAAATCCTTTACATAAAATGTGTGCCCTGTGAAAAGAAACTCGCTACATGAGGCAACGGGtttcttttcattattttttttatacattatatcACTTTAAATGGAAACTTTTTTTAAACATAACTTTATCGCACTGGGTGGGGGTAACAAGCTTTGCGCAAGTTACGTAAAAGTGATCAGGCAGCTCTGTGACCGCTGACATCACCTTTACAGGAACTCTGGATGGCGGTTGAACAAAACGTAATCAAGCTCACGGCATCtactgcagccatgagcttgttttaaccttttttgggTATTATACCGCTCCAAGTAAAATCCaagaacacaaatgtaatatattattactagtccttagatgcagcggctgcattcgtttttaatGCCAAGTCAATTTTCTGCAAGCAcaaaaaatacctggtgatcctgccagaaaattGTGCGTCCTTGTAACATCATGTGCACTAAACTGATATCTTAAATAAGGTTATCAGCTTTTGTAGCCTTCTGGGAACAGCAAGTTATTATTCCCCTATGTATTGGAGATGCTGAGAGTtggaggtgtttgtagtccaacTTAATAGAGCAGCCTATTGTGACAACCCTGCTCCCCCATAGACACAGTGCAGTGAGCAAGCGTTGTCATCTTAGAATAGAGAGTGTGTTATTGGGAGAATGACCAGgtgaaaaaggaaacaaatgcagccacaataaggactggtaagctgcaatatattacattttgttcttgAATTTAGTTGCATTTTAACTTTCTACCATTCATGTAAGAGTATATGCAAGAGATGTTTTGTCTGCAGCTTCTTCCAATAGTATTCAATTTTAGGGAATTCATctcacaaacaaaacaaaaaaaaataaaaaattaagcctCAGAGAGGCACTTACCTTTATTCTGGAGGAAAGTGGTTTTTACAAGGACCTCTTTCAGTAAAGTGCCATAAAGCTAGGGGTGCTTTTAAAAGGATAACTGtacatttaacaaaacaaaatgcCTGTGCAGCGAACCTTTGGAGACGTAAGCAGGGTATACATGGACTAAAAATTGTCCAGTTCACCAGGAACCAGCCTACTTTTGGTCTgtgtgtactgctgtctgttcaacaTAAGCTGGTCTACCGagccccccctgtcagaatacaatacaacAGCAGGGGGAGATGCCTGCCTCACTCAGTTCGTGTTGTTGCATGGATCggtcagttttttggggtttttttcggttttcaacccgctggttgaatgaataataataataataaaaaaaaaaaatacaatgtgtaCACCCAGTCTTAAGGGCCGTgcacacgggccaaatatcaggCATCATCGGTCGGATCAATAGAAATCGGCCGAAAATTTGGCCCTTGTGTATGTCTGacagatgcctgtggaaggggcataacccaaaaaaaggtctgctgatcagcaTCCGATCAGGCGGTCTCAGACcattgtcagaacacaacagctcagcgggggagatcattgtactaacatcgcgtagttagtacagcggctcctcctgagcgcttcaatttttttttcgttcagcacgcttggctgaacgaaaaaaaaaaaaaaaaaaaaaaaactactagcgtgtactaggctttagggccACACTTGAAGACTTGAGATACTCAGAGTGTGGCTCTATAGAAGTCTACGAGGGCTCACTACACAGGTCCATCCAGTACTGAAGAACTTCTCCGTGCTGCTCCTCCTCCACTCCAATCCCAGCATCCACCTCCAGAGAGTTGCCAGCAATTACCAATTGTTGCACAATTAATGATATGCCCCCTCCCAAGCCTCACATGCTACAATGAAGGGAGGCAAGGCAAATGTCAAATTTTAAAGCAATGGTGAACAGAGGAGACCTAAAAATAAGCTTAGACAACAGAGGGTAGGTTTGACATTTGGTTTACGTGATATGAGGGGATGAGGGGCACCACACACTACTAGCTCAACAGCTGAAAATAAATTTTAATGGCTTCAGCCTTGAGCTCTTCCTGAGCCCCAAGGGGCACCTGTAGATCTAGTGGTGGTGGTGCCTCTCATCCCCTTATACTCCTCTGCTTTCTGGATTAAGGATAAAAAAGACAGCCTGTACCCTTATATTTCTGTAAGACACCAAATCTACTAGAGCACCTTGAGCGGCGCTTTAAGTGGAAATGGTTTACATGATATGTTTGATTTAAAGAAAACCAATGAAAGAATATGGGGCTGCAATGCTAACCGTTCTCCTTCTGACAATGCTAGCTGCCTAAATTTCATGCTGAACCAGTGTCTTCAATGCTTTCTGAAGCACTGACCTTTAAAAGTATCCAGAACAGAAGTTATGACTTCAGACTGAATCTCTAATCCGCTTGCCTCTTCTGAGCGAGTGACAGAAAAGTATGAAAAATCAGAGACACCAATGCAATTAGTATTTTGAGAACAGGGTAAGCAACGACAGTATCTGTATTTATTTCACTACAGGTTCCTTGTAATCAGATGTATTATTCAGATTATTATGAGATACTATTATGCTTCCTGGTATAAAGTTCCAGTTTTAAATAATGCTGCATTATCACGGTCTAAAAGGTATGTATGAGTTTACCTATACAGGGAGGTGGAGGTTTAAAGGAGATAAAAGGCACTGCTGCAGCTTATATCCTCTTTACAAGGAACACACACTGTTTTACACTTTTCACTGgcatattaaggcaaaaaagcttttACTCACATTTCTTCCACATATGCAACTGATCTTCCGACAGGAATCACATTTGGATATGCTTTTGTCGGCTGAATATAACTGAGAAAAtctttaatctaaaaaaaaaaaaaaaaaaaaaaaaaaaaaaaaaggaagaaagcaagattaaaatttataaaaaaaggaaaggcagagACAGACAAGCACTAACAAAAGCGATTTGGTTTAAAGATGTGTCAGAGTATAGAGGCGACAGTAGTAGAACATACCTCACTGTAGGACGAGTGGAAAGAAAAGCACGCCCGGTATGAACTGTCGCTGGTTCTAAAAGGATAAGAGAAATAGGAATTGGGACTACTGACTTCATCTCACTTTAAAGCTAAAAAACAAGCAAACACAGGCTGACAATGATTTTAGGACatgagggtttatttactaaaaggtaaaaagactgcattttgcaaagtgcagttgctccagagcttagtaaatgaggtaaagcttcactttgaaaaaagtactcaatcacatgcaaggaaaaaaataaataaaataaaatgaagaatctgaatttttgcttgcacatgattgaatgatggaaatcagcagagcttgtgctcatttactaagctctggagcaactgctcttgcaaagtgcatttgtctttagtaaatcaaccctttaacGTTACAGTTGCCCGATTAATATCAtgagaataaaaagtattattcaggatttacagtgcatccggaaagtattcacaatgcttcactttttccacatttagttatgttacagccttattccaaaatgaattcattattttcctaaaaattctacaaataataccccataatgacagcgtgaaagaagcttgtttgaaatctttacaaattttatatatatataaaaaaaaaaaaaaatcctatgtacacaagtatttacagcctttgccatgacactcaaatattgaactcaggtgcatcctgtttccactgatcatccttaagatgtttttacaacttgattggagtacaCCTGTGGTCAAATCAgttgattagacatgatttggaaaggcacacaccagtCTATacaaaggtcccacagttaacagtgcatg is a window from the Aquarana catesbeiana isolate 2022-GZ linkage group LG03, ASM4218655v1, whole genome shotgun sequence genome containing:
- the DCLRE1C gene encoding protein artemis isoform X2, which codes for MSSFQGRMKEYPSISIDRFDKENISAKAFFLSHCHKDHMKGLRAPLLKRRLECSLKVFLYCSPVTKELLLTSPKYAFWENRMRPIEVDTPTQISLVDESTGEKEDILITLLPAGHCPGSVMFLFQGQNGTVLYTGDFRLAKGEVARMELLHSGNRVKEIDSVYLDTTFCDPKFFQIPSREECLSGVLELVHSWITLSPHHVVWLNCKAAYGYEYLFTNMSEEFGAKVHVNKLDMFKNMPEILCHVTTDCRTQIHACRHPLNEEFLRGNRLPCGMFSNDGVPLRVISIKPSTMWFGERTRKTSVIASLKPLCSSYSESSVMKYKPLGSLKRTRSVKLLEEDEDGVEDLFDDYPLTNLKQKIVRGTSWKSEENLLSSKCEHNKPIENPTTPLMPVTTKVNFVDCEESNGEDDDDDDDEEADTPLLVTKYEASKSGRCSAECTDVSEKKPDNCIQVHVKAAGDVMPKWSTFFPSVEGDDALDNENHVESSGEDKNSQSPILVSDSDDDSTHISSLSSSQSTHISEQGSQGWDSQADTVLLSSQERRAAEMASVRRSSYNIPESDLPEETKPEGGQSTVNCDLLINAKQSPSGVSKNQGDALDPTKHKCDKKADSQSSSDFEIPSSPGAELPHPAKLQYLYQRLATGDAITALQQD
- the DCLRE1C gene encoding protein artemis isoform X1, translating into MSSFQGRMKEYPSISIDRFDKENISAKAFFLSHCHKDHMKGLRAPLLKRRLECSLKVFLYCSPVTKELLLTSPKYAFWENRMRPIEVDTPTQISLVDESTGEKEDILITLLPAGHCPGSVMFLFQGQNGTVLYTGDFRLAKGEVARMELLHSGNRVKEIDSVYLDTTFCDPKFFQIPSREECLSGVLELVHSWITLSPHHVVWLNCKAAYGYEYLFTNMSEEFGAKVHVNKLDMFKNMPEILCHVTTDCRTQIHACRHPLNEEFLRGNRLPCGMFSNDGVPLRVISIKPSTMWFGERTRKTSVIARTSDSSYRACFSFHSSYSEIKDFLSYIQPTKAYPNVIPVGRSVAYVEEILKPLCSSYSESSVMKYKPLGSLKRTRSVKLLEEDEDGVEDLFDDYPLTNLKQKIVRGTSWKSEENLLSSKCEHNKPIENPTTPLMPVTTKVNFVDCEESNGEDDDDDDDEEADTPLLVTKYEASKSGRCSAECTDVSEKKPDNCIQVHVKAAGDVMPKWSTFFPSVEGDDALDNENHVESSGEDKNSQSPILVSDSDDDSTHISSLSSSQSTHISEQGSQGWDSQADTVLLSSQERRAAEMASVRRSSYNIPESDLPEETKPEGGQSTVNCDLLINAKQSPSGVSKNQGDALDPTKHKCDKKADSQSSSDFEIPSSPGAELPHPAKLQYLYQRLATGDAITALQQD